In Myotis daubentonii chromosome 11, mMyoDau2.1, whole genome shotgun sequence, the genomic window TCGCCCTCCCTGTAACAGCTGCGTACAACAGAGTTATAAAATCATCCTTGGTTTTACAAtggtaaaaaatgaaaaacattaaaattctccaatcaaacaAGGTTTGCAAGaatttttatgttgttcttttttttgttaaacaGTGAGAGCAAAATAACTgccctggccggtctggctcagtggatagagcatcagcctgtggactgaagggtcttgggtttgattctggtcaagagcacgtgccCAGATTGTTGGCTTGAacctcagtggggggggggggggttgggggggcgtgcagtaggcggctgatccatgatattctctctgtttctctctcttcctctctaaaatcaataaaaatatatattaaaaaaaaataacttcctgGACCCGAAGGCCCAGAGCTGCATGAGCATGCTGCTAAcagagggagggggtgttccCAGAACCAGTATTCCCGGTCCCATCTCCATGTGATGCGATCAGAACATACCACTGGCCATTTagttaaaaaaaccaaaacaatgcAGATGCCGGTGCACGGGCCTCGGCCGCTGGGTGTGCAGTGCAGGGTGGGCTGCTTGGTGTGCAGTGCAGGGCCGGCCGCTGGGTGtgcagggcagggccggccgcTGGGTGTGCAGTGCAGGGCCGGCTGCTGGGTCTGTAGTGCAGGGCCGGCTGCAGGTGTGCAGTGCAGGGCGGGCTGCTGGGTGTGCAGTGCagtgcagggccagctgctgggtgTGCAGTGCAGGGCGGGCTGCTGGGTGTGCAGTGCagtgcagggccagctgctgggtgtgcagggcagggccggccgcTGGGTGTGCAGTGCAGGGCGGGCTGCTGGGTGTGCAGTGCAGTGCAGGGCTGGCCGCTGGGTGTGCAGTGCAGGGCCGGCTGCTGGGTGTGCAGTGCAGGGCCCGCTGCTGGGTGTGCAGGGCAGGGTGGCTGCTGGGTGTGTGCAGTGCAGGGCAGGCTGCTGGGTGTGCAGTGCagtgcagggccagctgctgggtgtgcagtgcagtgcagggccagctgctgggtcTGTAGTGCAGGGCCGGCTGCAGGTGTGCAGTGCAGGGTGGGCTGCTGGGTGTGCAGTGCAGTGCAGGGCCGGCTGCTGGGTGTGCAGTGCAGGGCTGGCCACTGGGTGTGCAGTGCAGGGCGGGCTGCTCGGTGTGCAGtgcagggcagggccggccgcTGGGTGTGCAGTGCAGGGCCGGCTGCTGGGTGTGCAGTGCAGGGCCCGCTGCTGGGTGTGCAGGGCAGGGTGGCTGCTGGGTGTGTGCAGGGCAGGGCGGGCTGCTGGGTGtgcagggcagggccggccacTGGGTGTGCAGTGCAGGGCGGGCTGCTCGGTGTGCAGtgcagggcagggccggccgcTGGGTGTGCAGTGCAGGGCCGGCTGCTGGGTGTGCAGTGCAGGGCCCGCTACTGGGTGTGCAGGGCAGGGTGGCTGCTGGGTGTGTGCAGGGCAGGGCGGGCTGCTGGGTGtgcagggcagggccggccacTGGGTGTGCAGTGCAGTGCAGGGCCGGCTGCTGGGTGtgcagggcagggccggccacTGGGTGTGCAGTGCAGTGCAGGGCCGGCTGCTGGGTGTGCAGGGCCGGGCGGGGTGAGCGCAGGGAGGACCATGCTGCGCCGGCAGGTGAGTGGAGGCCGAACTGCAGCTCCTCACGGGGATGCTTCCTGGCCGGGGGCCCATCACTGCGCCCCCGTCCTCCACGGCCAGCGGGCGGGCGTCCGCCCTGCCCCCCACAAGCCCCGCGGTGCTTCCCTTCGTCCCCAAGGGGGCGCCTCGGAGGCTGAAGCTGCGCCCGGAAccgccccgcccgcctccccggTAACGCGGTCGCCGCTCTCAGGCTTTTCCTCGCAGGAGGGGCGCCAGGTCGGCACGGCGAGCCCCAGCCCCGGCGCAGGAGGCGGAGCGGAGGGGGCGGCGCCGCCGAGGAAAGtcttttttttggtgttttttacgTGGAATTGGCGGTGGGAGAGCCGTGGCCGTCAGCCGAGTCTGAAGAAAAGAGTTTAATCAAGAAAAGGGGAACCGAGAATGGACGCGCCTTCTCCGTCCAAGAACCGCAGGCAGCGCCATGTCGGCCGCACGACTCGCAGCTCCCCtggcggccgccatcttggacCGGCAaaggcccgccccgccccttgaATCAGCCAATCAGGAAAGACGGTGCGCCTGCGCTCCAAtcaggaggggcagggaagggggcggggttACAAAGCCAGCGGCCCGCGGCTCCGAGTGCGCCTGCGCCCAGACCACCGCCGGCGCGCGCCCCTCTGCACGGAAGCACAGGTGCCGCCTGCTGCCCGGCTCCCAGGTGTGTTTTATGTTCCAGGGGGGCCCGGGTTTGGGGGTTCGCCTCCCTTCTCACGTGCAGGGCGGCTCCCGGTCCTGCAGCCCCGGCGAGCGGCGGCGTCCGGGTGAGCGCGCGCCCGGCCCGTGGCAGCACCCTTCCCGAtgctggtggtgggggcgggagggcgccGGCGAAAGGGCTTGCGGGCTCGGCGGGACCCAGCAGCGGAGGGGTCCCCAGCGGGCAGTCCAGGCCTGCGGAACCCAGACGCCCcgtgggcccgggaggagggctggggccaggagctggggtgCGCCCTGGAGGCGGAggccccggcggcggcggggggagcCGGGACGCCTGCGCGCGCTCCAGGCTTTTCCTGCAAAATCCCAGCCGCGCCGCCTCTTACCCCAccgaccccctccccgccccggggTCCAGGCGTTGCCGCAGCCCTGACCCCGCGTCCTCCCTGATGGAAGCCGGACTTGTCCCTGCGGAGTCTCCCGAGGGGGTGGCGCCCCGTGCGGGGTCCCGGGCCCTTTGACATGGCCTTTGCGCCGTCCCCATCTTTAGGGTCCGGGGACATGAACCCCGTGGTCGTGGTCCACGGGGGCGCGGGCGGCCGGGTCTCCCAGGACCGCGAGGAGCGGGTGCGCCAGGGCGTGGCCCGAGCCGCCGCCGCGGGGTACCGCGTCCTGACGGAGGGGGGCAGCGCGCTGGACGCCGTGGAGAGCGCGGTGGCCGCCCTGGAGGACGATCCCGAGTTCGACGCCGGTGAGTGTGCCCCGCGCGGGTCAGGCTAAGCCCCTCCCGGGGGCACCGGGCCGCCCTGGGGTAGAGCTGCGTGTGTCTTACTACCTGGTGACCAAGTTGCTTTAaggatttttaaatctttccccCCTTTGTCCCCTTGAACCCGCTTCCTAGAATTCGCATCCCCagaggcttttaaatatatgaataagtagcactttaaaaatacctttattgcccagaccggtttggctcagtggatagagcgtcggcctgtggactgaagggtcccgggttcgattcaggtcaagggcatgtacctgggttgtgggcacatccccggtagggggtgtgcaggaggcagctgatcgatgtttctaactctctgtccctctcccttcctctctgtaaaaaatcaataaaatatatttaaaaaatatacctttattgatctcagagaggaagggagagggggagagggggagagagagaaacacccatgatgagagagaaccattgatcggctgcctcctgcaggccccccactggggatcgagcctgtaacctgggcctgtgcccttggccggaatcgaacccaggacccttcggccCCCAGGtggatgctctgtccactgagccaaaccggctggggcccaAGAGGCTTTTTGTGGGGGCTGGGGTAGACTACACACCACAAACTGTCCATTTTAAGTGTTGACAGGTGTGTAACACACCTGTGTGACCACACCATCAGGTCAGACATTCCCATCACCCCCGAGGGGTTCATCTCCGCCTTTGGTCCCCAGCTCCCGGCACCTGCTGGCCTGCTGTCAGGAGAGTAACCTGCGTTCCCTAGGATCTCGTGCAGAATGGGTTTTTCTGTGTTTGCCTTCTTTCACTGAGCCGATTGGAGTGACAATCAGCCTAACTACGGTGAGAGCCAGGCACGGCCACCGCCGCCTGGGACATCTGCATGAACTCAGTCTGCACTGTGGtctgacatttattttaaatatgtttattgattttttagagagagtgtaagtaggaggagagagagagagcattgaTGAGAAACATGGGTTGGTTGActtctgcacgccccatactggggatttagccgcacaggcccgggttgtgggctcgatccccagccggGGACtcgcaggcggcagctgatccatgatgctcccatcattgatgccccgctccctctccctccctctgaaatcaatgaaaatgaacGACCGCCTGGCCCAGGAGCGAGGGTGAAgtgctctcccctccctttccggCCTAGGTTGTGGGTCCGTCTTGAACGTCAATGGGGAGGTGGAGATGGACGCCAGCATCATGAGTGGCAAAGACCTGTCCTCGGGCGCCGTGTCCGCCGTCCGCCGCATCGCCAACCCCGTTCGGCTCGCGCGGCTCGTCATGGAGAAGGTGGGTGTGCCCGCCCTTCCCCCCGGCTCCGGCGCCGCTGCCCTGTGGTGACCGCCGGGGTCTGGCCGCAGGGACACCGGAGGCCACTCCCCAATCATGTGAGAGCGGGAGGGCGGTTACGCCGCTCGGGTGAGCCAGGGTTCTGACTGGACGGTGCGATTGGACACGAACAAAGCGATGACTTTGTTCTCGTGTTACCTCAACACAACACACACCGAGCAGCCCAGCTGCTGAGCAGCGTGTGAGAAATAAACACGGATTGTGCTCTCTACATTTAAACAAGTCTTCCATTTTCCtgcctcacttttttttttaaattttaattttttggttaatcttcacaaaggatattttttccattgatttttagaaagaatgggggggcggggtgggagagagagacaaatcgattggttgccttctgcatgtgccccgaccagggccggggaccgAGCCGGAAACCGAGGtaggtgtccttttttttttttttttttttaaatatattttattgatttttttatagagaggaagggagagggaaagagagttagaaacatcgatgagaaagagacatcgatcagctgcctcctgcatgcctcccactggggatgtgccagcaaccaaggtacatgcccttgactggaatcgaacccttagtccgcagactgacgctctagccactgagccaaaccggttagggcggtagGTGTCCTTGAGTGggatcgaaccctggacccttcagtccacaggccaacactctatccactgagccaaactggccagggcacattctCTAAAATCAcctgtagccctggccggtggctcagctggtcagggcatgtactgggggggaggggggagggaggagggggcaacTGATGGCTGTTTCTCACgtcagtgtttctctcaaatcagtaaacaaatcctggggtgaggatgagaaaaaaaagtcacattgagtcacattcccaccaacatgCCATCAttttggtttgtgtgtttttaatgctTGGTACCCAGAGGCGGGAGGAGTGTCACCTGCTCACATAGGGATGGTTAACAAGATTTCAACGTTTTAAAAAACCAATCCCGTGTCTGCCTCTCCCTGGTCAGACGCCTCACTGCCTCCTGACCGGCCTGGGCGCTGCAGAATTTGCCGCCGCCATGGGGGTCCCGGCGGTTCCTGAGGAGCAGCTGGTAACGGAGAGGAGAAGGAAACAccttgagagagagaagcagaaggaGGCTCAGAATCCAGACCAACAGAAGTAAGTGCCActtggcccggccagtgtggctcaggggttgagcattgatctgggaaccaggaggtcagggttcaattcccggtcagggcacaggcccgggttgtgggctccatctccagtgtggggtgtgcaggaggcagccgacccatgattctctcatcattgatgtttctctctctctcttcctttttctttctgaaatcaataaaaatctattaaaaaataaaaaagtaagtgcCACTGACGCTCACGTCTGGGGAGTCTGTTAAGCATGAATGTTTGATAACTTACagtcttttttaaacaaatatatttttattgattttaaacaggaagggagagggagagagagaaacatcaataatgagagagaatcattgattggctgccttctgcatgccctccactggggatcaagcccacaaccctggcaaatgcccttgactggaatcgaacccgggacccttcagtctgcaggccgatgctctatccactgagcaacccagccagggccctgcagtTCTTACATAAGTCAGATGCCACTCGGTACTTCCCGGCTTTGAACAAAACGATGCTGAGTCATGGGAACCTGCTCGTCTGAGTGTTATGTGTGGCCTCATTGGTTGCCGCTGGCTCCTCACtcagcagggctgcagggtccCTCCCCCGGGCCTGGCGAGGGCGGCCTCGGCACTGTGTTAAGTCCCTGACCCAcctgttactttttttttatgctaatcctcacacaaggatgtttttccattgattttcttttagagcagtggttctcaccttctggccctttaaatgcagttcctcatgtggtgacccccaaccataaaattattttcgtggctatgtcataactgtcatgtggctactgttatgaatcgtcaagtaaatatctgctatgcaggatggtctgaggcgacccctgtgaaagggtcgtttgacccccaaaggggtggcaacccacgggttgagaaccgctgttttagagagaatgggagggagggagggagggagggagggagggagggaaggagaaagatcaattggctgcctacggcccatgccccaaccagggccagggatctgaggtacatgcccttaaccaggaataaaccgtgacccttcagtccccaggccgacgctctaaccactgagcacgccggccagggccaggcttgTTACTGCCCTGGCGCAGTGCCCCGTGGGCTTCTCACTCTCTCCTGGCGCCGAGGACTCCAGCTCTGCGTCCTGAACTCCGGTGTCTGTTGGATGCGAAACCCCAGATGCAGCCCCGCTGTGTGAAACCACGCCGGAGATGAGATCTGAGTGCCCGGAACCGGCCGCCTAACGGGACCGCCAACTACGCGTCTCTGTTCTGTGTGCTTTTCACAGAGACTTGGGCACCGTGGGCGCCGTGGCCTTGGACGCCAAAGGAGACGTGGCTTACGCCACCTCGACCGGGGGCATCGTGAACAAAATGGTCGGCCGAGTCGGGGACACGCCCTGTGTAGGTAGGCCTGACCGAcgccgcctgtgccctctccgcCTGGCACCGGGTTCTCATTCTCTGTTTTTCCCGCTCTCCTCTCTTCATCGCCCAGTCTCTGGGAGTGGCGgcgcgggggccgggggccggggggcggggggggaggtgaCGGGACACATACAGGCCTGCTGGTCCCTCGGGGCGTGGCTGCTGGGCTGACGTGGGGAGGGAGACGGAGGTCAGGCCGCTGCGGTTGCCCCCAAGCTGCCCACGGTGCCTCTTCTCTCTGGTTCCAGTTTGAGGGCCCACAGTCCCAAAGGGCTAACCTCTTCCCGGGCGTGGGCGCTGAGGCGCTGAGTGGGCAGCTACTGGGTCTGAGGGGCACAGAGTCACCTGCTCTCTGCTCAGGATGGAAGCAGGTGCATCTCATtcccaggcagggggagggggcgtgtGCCAATCGTGCTGACTGTCCTGGTGTCGCTGCCCCAGGAAaggtcagcccccccccccccccgcccccaggttcCCTTCCTCCCGATTGCAGGGCGGTCACATGGCCACATGGGGCTGCGAGTCCACCTTTGCATCCCGAGGTCATGGGTGCTCCTCGGGCCTTGGGCTGTGCTTTGGGACTTAGCACATGCAGCGTTAACTTGTACTACGTGTTTGAACTTCTTTCAAAAATacccttttattgatttcagagaggaggggagagggagagagagagaaacatcaatgatgagggtatcattgatcggctgcctcctgcacgccccacactggggctcgagcccacaacctcggCCTGTGCCCGGGACTGGGCATCGAGCCCGTGCCTTCTGGTTCGCAGCGGGCACTCAGCCACGGGGCGCCGGCCGGGCTGCACTCTGTCCGTCCTGCTCAGGCTGCACCGTCTTCTCCGAGCAGGATCCGGGGGCTACGCCGACAACGCCATTGGAGCTGTTTCCACCACGGGGCACGGGGAGAGCATCCTGAAGGTGAACCTGGCCAGGCTCGCGCTCTTCCACGTGGAGCGGGGTACGTGGACAGGGTCATGCCGTCTAGAGGCTGGTCTCGCCCTCTCCCCTGCGCTGCAGGCGTGGCTTGCAGGTGGACACCGTGTCCGTGTCGTCTCTCCCCCACCTCTGTCGGGGGTGGGCTCGCGTTTATGCTGCTGCCTGTCCCTTTTGGGGCAGCGGCGGCTCTGAGCTGGGTGGGGAGAGCCGGCGTCTCCCCTGGCAGGTGGCTCAGCGAGGATGGCCTGTGCGGGTCCGTCCTTGAAGCTCTCGGGTGTCCACGGGCATCGGTTCCTCGCGCCGCACACAGTCCCCTCGGGTTCCTTTAAAGTTACGTGTCGTCCTCAACCTGCCCTCGCTTTCAGGAAAGACATTGgacgaggcggcggcggcggcgctgggTTACATGAAGTCCAAGCTCCAAGGCCTGGGTGGTGTCATCTTGCTCAACACAGCGGGAGACTGGGCGGCCCAGTGGACCTCGGAGTCCATGGCCTGGGCGGCCGCCAAGGACAGCAAGCTGCACGTCGGCGTCAACCTTGGCGACACCAGGGTCACTGACctgccctgagccctggaggGTTAGGCCAGGGGCTGGCCTGCAGGTGATGCCgttgcctgggtcgcaggctcagCTTGACCCGTTAGCTAGAACCGGAAGCGCCCTCCGGTCTGCCCCGCGTCCTGCCCTGGAGCAGTGCCTGTCCCAGTGCGTGGTGAGGGGCGGGGtctgaagggaggagagaagtgCCCACAGTGAGGTCAAAATGCAACGAGCGAGGATGACAGGCCGGAGCCGTCTCTTGAGCCGCCCCCTGGTCTCAGGTTAGAAAGAAGAACCGACATGATCTCAACCCAACCACCACTGGAATGTCCTCGCATAGGGAGCTGGAATCGGGAAACACCACCCCCCCAGTTCCTACCCCCCAGTGGCAGAGCTGCCCCCCATCCCGGGCGGTCGTGGTTGCACTTTCTGGCGGGACCgggaggcaggtgggaagagTCCGCGGACGCGTCTGacggcagcaggagcagcagagctaAGAACAGTCGGACGCTCGCTGACTTACTAACATCGAGGCTTCCAGACCTAAAAGGACGACCCTCTGGTAACTTGCAGCTCCCGGAGCTGATGGTGCAGCCTGGACCCCACCCCTGAGCTGGGTGTGGGCCGTGTGGTCGGCACGGGGAAGGGAGGCGTTCCCTGGTGGAGAGGGTCCCGTTAACCTTCCCACTGGAGCGGTGTTTCTGCTGTGACCGATCTGCAGGGCTTACCTTCTCTGGAAGGAACCTGCTTAACTGGCAATCCCACGGCCGctaataaactaataaaatgcGATTTGGAAGAACAACAGTGGTCGGAGTCGTGTGGACAGGCCAGAGCGGGCAGGGCTCCCTGGTCTGCCGGTGCAGGCAGGTGTCCGGTGCAGGCAGGTGTCCCTGTGCAGGCAGGTGTCCGGTGCAGGCAGGTGTCCCGGTGCAGGCAGGTGTCCCTGTGCAGGCAGGTGCCCGGTGCCGGCAGGTGTCCCTGTGCAGGCAGGTGTCCCTGTGCAGGCAGGTGCCCGGTGCCGGCAGGTGTCCCTGTGCAGGCAGGTGTCCCTGTGCAGGCAGGTGCCCGGTGCAGGCAGGTGTCCCTGTGCAGGCAGGTGTCCCGGTGCAGGCAGGTGTCCCTGTGCAGGCAGGTGTCCGGTGCAGGCAGGTGTCCCGGTGCAGGCAGGTGTCCCGGTGCAGGCAGGTGTCCGGTGCAGGCAGGTGTCCCGGTGCAGGCAGGTGTCCCTGTGCAGGCAGGTGTCCGGTGCAGGCAGGTGTCCCTGTGCAGGCAGGTGTCCCTGTGCAGGCAGGTGTCCGGTGCAGGCAGGTGTCCGGTGACCGGCCTGCAGGGGAGCCCTCTGGGTGTTATTCCTAAAGTGCACACTAGAGGGCGCCAGAAAGGAGCGTTCCCCGGTTCTCCACTGGGGGTTCCCCCAAATGTGCACTGGAGGAAGCGGGAAAAGGCCTTCCCTGGGGCCCCCACTACTCAGGTGTTGTTCCCCAGGTGCACCCGAGGTGGCAGCAGAAGAGGGTCTCTGTTTTTTATGAGCTGCCCTCGGGCGGGCGGCCTGTCCAAGGTGCAGGACAGAAGGCGGCTTCTCGGTGACAACCAGCCCGGCGTTCTTCAAAAGATAGGCACCAGGTGGCGTCAGAGAGCCTCCCGGTGAGGGACACTCCCGTGTTATTTCCCTATTTTGGTCACAAGTTCTTTATCCCAAAtgcattttgcaaatattttctcccagtttgaAGCTTTTCGTGCTCTTAATACTGAAGAGGTTTTCCACGATCTCAATTTAGCGGTTTTTTCCTTTCATGGATTGTGTCTCTGGTGTTTATGTAAAATCAATCACGTTTAAACCTGAGTCACGAGTCTCTAACACGCTGGGGGGAAGGTAAAAGCCTCGAGCCGTGGGGGCCAGGCGCCTCCCTCGGGGAGGAGAGGCCGGGATGTGAGTGATTGGGGCTGCACCTGTCCCCAGCACGTGCATTTTGAGAAGTGACCCAAGCCAATCAATCGGTCAATCGATCGATCGATAAAAATGGCCCCTGCCCCACAGGGTCGGGCTGCGACGTGCTCCCAGCGTTCCCAGCGTGTGACCAGCGCTTGCGGCCTCACCCGTGGGCGGCAAAGCACAGTCTGCCTTCAGCCGGAAAGGAGCGGGTGCTCATGGCTGACGCAGTGCAGCCGCCCCCCCCCGGCGGGCGATCCCTGCGTCTCCCTCCGTGTGTGGGTCCGTCGTCCACGTGGGGACGCCTCCTCCGTGCTAGACCCGTGGCCTGCCTCCCACGCGCCACTGAGTCACCCCGGCCGGCGGGA contains:
- the LOC132212586 gene encoding isoaspartyl peptidase/L-asparaginase-like isoform X1, which gives rise to MFQGGPGLGVRLPSHVQGGSRSCSPGERRRPGSGDMNPVVVVHGGAGGRVSQDREERVRQGVARAAAAGYRVLTEGGSALDAVESAVAALEDDPEFDAGCGSVLNVNGEVEMDASIMSGKDLSSGAVSAVRRIANPVRLARLVMEKTPHCLLTGLGAAEFAAAMGVPAVPEEQLVTERRRKHLEREKQKEAQNPDQQKDLGTVGAVALDAKGDVAYATSTGGIVNKMVGRVGDTPCVGSGGYADNAIGAVSTTGHGESILKVNLARLALFHVERGKTLDEAAAAALGYMKSKLQGLGGVILLNTAGDWAAQWTSESMAWAAAKDSKLHVGVNLGDTRVTDLP
- the LOC132212586 gene encoding isoaspartyl peptidase/L-asparaginase-like isoform X2; translation: MNPVVVVHGGAGGRVSQDREERVRQGVARAAAAGYRVLTEGGSALDAVESAVAALEDDPEFDAGCGSVLNVNGEVEMDASIMSGKDLSSGAVSAVRRIANPVRLARLVMEKTPHCLLTGLGAAEFAAAMGVPAVPEEQLVTERRRKHLEREKQKEAQNPDQQKDLGTVGAVALDAKGDVAYATSTGGIVNKMVGRVGDTPCVGSGGYADNAIGAVSTTGHGESILKVNLARLALFHVERGKTLDEAAAAALGYMKSKLQGLGGVILLNTAGDWAAQWTSESMAWAAAKDSKLHVGVNLGDTRVTDLP